From the Pseudomonadota bacterium genome, the window ATTTCCAAAACATCATAATCGAATGAGCTAATTTAACCGAGAAACGGTTTTTGGAAAAGGAGTTGTCAGGCGGAGTTCATTCGGATCAATGATAAGTACACCGCCTGGTGTCATAACTTCAATTGCTTCAGGAACGGCAGGGCTTTTCGGACCTCGATCGAATCATCCAGTCGATCGTTTCGGAGGTCCTTCACCAGCTGCGTGGCCGGGAAGCCATATTTTTGATGAAAATACCTCAATGAGGAGCTGATTGCATTGTCGGTGAGTTTTGCTTCAATTAATATGGGCGGCTCATCTTCTACCTGCAGGCAGAAATCCACTTCCTTTTTCTCCTTGGTTCGCAGATAGTGCAATGCGCTGCGGCGCCCCTCATAATCTTCTATAGCGTTCATGTGCTTCAACAGCGATACCGCCGCCATGTTTTCAAAACGGATGCCGCTGTCGCCCTTGACCATGCCGGTATCGTAAAAATAGATCTTCGGCTCCTTCAATAATGATCTTGCGATGTTCCGATGATACGGTGAAACCCGGAAAACGATAAAAAGCGCCTCAAAAATGGCGATATATTTCTTGATGGTGTTGGGAGAGCAATTCACATCCCCGGCAAGCGAGGTGTAGGAAATCGGGGCCCCGACCCGCTGTCTGAGCAGCTCCAGGGTAAGCTGGATTGCCCTGAGATCATGGACTTTTTCAAAATCAAGGATATCGGTCCGGATCAGGCCGTCGATATACTGGAGTCGCCAACGATTTGCATCTTCATGATCAGCGGCGAGAAACGGCTCGGGAAAGCCGCCCCGATCCATGAGTTTTTCGAGATCGCTTTGTTCGGGATCTTTTATTTCAGCTGCGGTAAAGGGGCCCAGCCTGTGCCTGAAAAATCGTCCGGCCAGCGAATCGCCGCTCTGTCGGAAGGTCTCGAGACGGGCGCTGCCGGTAACAAGAATCCGTAAACCGGGCGGCTTGGTATCGTAAACGCCTTTCAGGTAGTTTTTCCACCCTTCCATCTTGTGCAGCTCATCAAGGACTACAATTTCGGTATCGGCAAGCCAGGACGCTTTCTGGATTATTTCCCGATCCTGAAAGTTGTCGTAATTGAGATAGACCGATTTTTCGAACTCATTGGCAACGTTTTGCGCCAGCCAGGTTTTCCCGATCTGCCTTGGTCCGGTCAGAAACACCATCTTTTTTTCAAGATCGTTAATAATGAGACTCTTCTGAGACCGTTCCATGTGACTATTATGCAGTGGTTTGCGGAATAGTCAAGACTATTTTGCATTTTACTGCGGAATAGTCGTATCGGTGGGGCCGGATCGGCGTGTGGTTTTTCTTTGCGCAACTGCTTCATAAAGTAGATGGGCAGAGTACCAAGCTTGACTTATTGACTTTTTGTAGAAAGATAATAAGAGTCGCGTCGTTGTTTGACCTTTGCAGAGGAGAGTGGATATGAGTGGGGAAAAAACCAAACCATATGAGTTGTCTGTCTTTATCACCTCCGGTGAGGCGCAATGTGATGGGTGCGGTGAGAAACTCGGCAAAGGGGCCTGGATCATGCTGCAGGGGAGCGAGAAAAAAGCGGTGTGTCTGAGCTGCGGTGATCTGGACCATCTGGTCTTTCTGCCGTCGGGTGATATGGCGCTGACCCGGCGTTCCCGGAAGTATTCGAAACTGTCCGCGATTGTGCTGAAATGGAGCCGGGTCCGGAAACGATATGAGCGGCAGGGGCTGCTGGTCGAAAACGAGGCTGTTGAGCGGGCGGACGAGGACTGCAAGGCGGATGCGGGGCAACGGGAAATACGGCGTACCCAGGCTGCGCTGCGCAGAGCGGAACTTGATGAAAAGTATCTGGTCGCCTTTGCCGGGCGGGTCAGGGAACTGTTTCCCGGTTGCCCGGCCGGGCGGGAGAAGGTCATTGCCGAACACGCCTGCCGTAAATACAGCGGTCGGGTCGGTCGCTGTGCTGCGGCAAAAGAGCTGGACGAGAATGCGGTGCGGCTGGCGGTTACCGCCCATATCCGCCATCAGGAAACGGACTATGATGCGCTTCTTCTGATAGGTATCGACAGGATTGCGGCGCGGGAACAGGTGCGGGAGCGGATCGGCGATCTCCTGCAGAGGTGGGGGACAGCCGGACCATAAGCGACCGGGACCGGACCAATGTCGGGCAGGGAATCGAGCCCCTTCGAAATGTTATGGATTCCTGCGTTCGCCGGCGTGACCGGGAAAATACCTTTGGTGACGCCATCAGGTTGAGCTTTTTTTCTATTGAGGGGTTATATAGTCACCAACTTTTCAAAACTGTTTCAGCAAGAGAGCGGACGGAGAATATTATGCGAAGCAATAACCGGGGCGATCACGAGATCAGGCCCATTACCATTGAGTACAACTTCCAGCATCAGGCCGACGGCTCGGTGCTGATCAGGATGGGAAACACCCATGTCCTCTGTGCGGTAAGCGTGGAGGAATCGGTGCCGCCGTGGCTGGCCGATACCGGCAAGGGGTGGATCACCGCCGAATACGGGATGCTCCCCGGCGCGACCAATACCCGGAACCGCCGCGAAGTGAACGGCCGGTCGGGGCGGACCATGGAGATCCAGAGGCTGATCGGCCGCTCTTTGCGGATGATGGTCCCCCTTGACTCCTTCGGCGAGCGGACCCTGCGGGTGGACTGTGATGTGTTGAACGCCGACGGCGGCACCCGGACTGCTTCGATCACCGGCGCGGCTCTGGCGCTTCGGGAGGCCTTCAAGGGGCTGGTCGCCAAGGGATTGCTTGCCGAGCTGCCGGAGATCACCCCGGTTTCTGCAATCAGTGTCGGGATGGTCGGCGGCAGGTGCCTGCTTGATCTTGACTACAGTGAGGACTCAACCGCCGAAGTCGACGCCAATTTCGTGATGACCGGCGATGGCAGGCTGATTGAGGTCCAGGGCAGCGCCGAAGGAAAGCCGTTTTATCCCCTCGATTTTTCCACCATGCTTGATCTGGCGCTGCAGGGCAATGAGGCGATCATGGAACAGCTCTGGACTGTTTCCTGACCCGGTTTCGGAGGAGCGACCTCCCGGTCGCGAACATCGGGCCGGGGTGTGTTTGCACCTTGGGCATTCGCGGCCGGGAGGCCGCTCCCACAAGGGGTGCCGCTCTCCCAGGGGGTCGGCATATAAACGCAGTTTTGTAGGAGCGACCTCCGGGTCGCGAACGTGGAGATGATGAACAGAAGCCCTTTTACCTTACTTAAAAAATCCAGTGAATGCGCGGCCCGCCGCGGTGAGGTCAAGACCGCCCACGGGGTGATCCAGACCCCGGTCTTCATGCCGGTGGGCACCCAGGCGACGGTCAAGGGGGTGACCCCGGAGAATTTAAAGGAGTTGGGAGCGCAGATTATTCTCGGCAACACCTATCATCTTTTTGTCCGGCCCGGCCATCAGCTGATCCGCAAGCTTGGCGGCCTGCACCGGTTCATGCACTGGGACGGGCCGATCCTCACCGACAGCGGCGGGTTCCAGATCTTCAGCTTAAGCGATCTGGCGAAGATCACCGAGGAAGGGGCGGCCTTCAAATCCCATCTCGACGGCTCCGATCTCTTCCTCTCCCCGGAGAGCGCGGTGCAGGTCCAGGAGGCTTTGGGCTCGGACATCATGATGGTTCTTGATACCTGTATTCCGTATCCGGCAACTCGGGAGCAGACCATCGCCGGCACCGAACTCACCGGACGCTGGGCCAGGCGCTGCCGGGCGGCCCACACCAATCGGGATCTGCTTCTTTTCGGGATCGTCCAGGGCGGGATGCATGAGGACCTGCGGGCCATGGCCATCGAGGAACTGGTCGGGATCGGTTTTGACGGATACGCGCTCGGGGGCTTGAGTGTCGGGGAGTCGCCGGAGCAGATGATGGACATCACCGAGTACACGGCGGCGATCATGCCGCAGGACTATCCGATCTACCTGATGGGGGTCGGCAGGCCAGAGGACCTGGTCGAGGCGGTCTGGCGCGGGGTTGACATGTTCGACTGCGTGATGCCGACCAGGAACGCCAGAAACGGAATGCTCTTTACATCAACGGGCAGGCTTGTTATAAAAAACGCACGTTTTAAGGACGACCCCAGGCCGATTGACGAAGCATGCAGCTGCTATGTCTGTCGGAACTATTCCAGGGCCTATCTCAGGCACCTGTACATGGCCCGGGAGATCCTTTCCTCCCAGCTGAACACGATTCACAATCTGCATTATTATGTGAATCTCATGGATGGGATGAGAAAAGCGATTGAAGAAGACCGGTTTGCCGCATTCCGGCGTAATTTTTACGCCATGCGCGAAACGGAGGGTGAAGACAGGGAAGATCGAAGTTGACGCTAATCTGCGAGAAGCATTGGCGACAAAGCAATTTTACAGAATAATTTAAAGAATCAAAACACACTCTGGAGGAACACCATATGACCAGTCTTGCCTGGGCAGCAGATGCCGCCCCCGCCGCAGGCCCCGGAGGCATCGCCTCTTTCCTGCCCCTGATCCTGATTTTTGTGATCTTTTACTTCCTGCTGATCAGACCCCAGCAGAAAAAAGTCAAAGAGCATCAGGCCTTTGTCACCGCATTAAAGAAAGGTGACGCCGTGGTGACCAACGGC encodes:
- the yajC gene encoding preprotein translocase subunit YajC, whose amino-acid sequence is MTSLAWAADAAPAAGPGGIASFLPLILIFVIFYFLLIRPQQKKVKEHQAFVTALKKGDAVVTNGGIHGTITGLTDTVVTLEIADNVRIKISRINIAGAVGSGGDAASCAPGGG
- a CDS encoding DUF2293 domain-containing protein; the encoded protein is MSGEKTKPYELSVFITSGEAQCDGCGEKLGKGAWIMLQGSEKKAVCLSCGDLDHLVFLPSGDMALTRRSRKYSKLSAIVLKWSRVRKRYERQGLLVENEAVERADEDCKADAGQREIRRTQAALRRAELDEKYLVAFAGRVRELFPGCPAGREKVIAEHACRKYSGRVGRCAAAKELDENAVRLAVTAHIRHQETDYDALLLIGIDRIAAREQVRERIGDLLQRWGTAGP
- a CDS encoding ATP-binding protein; the encoded protein is MERSQKSLIINDLEKKMVFLTGPRQIGKTWLAQNVANEFEKSVYLNYDNFQDREIIQKASWLADTEIVVLDELHKMEGWKNYLKGVYDTKPPGLRILVTGSARLETFRQSGDSLAGRFFRHRLGPFTAAEIKDPEQSDLEKLMDRGGFPEPFLAADHEDANRWRLQYIDGLIRTDILDFEKVHDLRAIQLTLELLRQRVGAPISYTSLAGDVNCSPNTIKKYIAIFEALFIVFRVSPYHRNIARSLLKEPKIYFYDTGMVKGDSGIRFENMAAVSLLKHMNAIEDYEGRRSALHYLRTKEKKEVDFCLQVEDEPPILIEAKLTDNAISSSLRYFHQKYGFPATQLVKDLRNDRLDDSIEVRKALPFLKQLKL
- the rph gene encoding ribonuclease PH; translated protein: MRSNNRGDHEIRPITIEYNFQHQADGSVLIRMGNTHVLCAVSVEESVPPWLADTGKGWITAEYGMLPGATNTRNRREVNGRSGRTMEIQRLIGRSLRMMVPLDSFGERTLRVDCDVLNADGGTRTASITGAALALREAFKGLVAKGLLAELPEITPVSAISVGMVGGRCLLDLDYSEDSTAEVDANFVMTGDGRLIEVQGSAEGKPFYPLDFSTMLDLALQGNEAIMEQLWTVS
- the tgt gene encoding tRNA guanosine(34) transglycosylase Tgt codes for the protein MNRSPFTLLKKSSECAARRGEVKTAHGVIQTPVFMPVGTQATVKGVTPENLKELGAQIILGNTYHLFVRPGHQLIRKLGGLHRFMHWDGPILTDSGGFQIFSLSDLAKITEEGAAFKSHLDGSDLFLSPESAVQVQEALGSDIMMVLDTCIPYPATREQTIAGTELTGRWARRCRAAHTNRDLLLFGIVQGGMHEDLRAMAIEELVGIGFDGYALGGLSVGESPEQMMDITEYTAAIMPQDYPIYLMGVGRPEDLVEAVWRGVDMFDCVMPTRNARNGMLFTSTGRLVIKNARFKDDPRPIDEACSCYVCRNYSRAYLRHLYMAREILSSQLNTIHNLHYYVNLMDGMRKAIEEDRFAAFRRNFYAMRETEGEDREDRS